In a genomic window of Streptomyces sp. SJL17-4:
- a CDS encoding SWF or SNF family helicase, which yields MSGYGHEGGERTFAALPPARGAAFARTWWGLAWLKALEDTALDGQQLKAGRRHARAGAVGAVSVRPGRITAVVKDRDGTAYRSDVLVREFSEEEWERLLDLAVDSAGHIAALLDREMPPHLVEDAAAAGLDLLPGIGDLDPECGCEAWDHCPHTSALCYQVARLLDEDPFVLLLMRGRGERTLLDQLQARSASRAAHGGRGADDTPDADAAEGGGGMPGVSAEEAYAAAFLVPPLPAPPVAGDAPGRSLPLDTDTEPEPGVDPTALEFLATEAAGRAHRMLVEALDAEASAAGSSAGGAPAPGSSAVGSSVGGAPAGGGSLAPKARTATPVVSLTVAQDAVRMAADSPEPWLTARLASGSGRTQAEMDLATRAWRFGGAAALAVLEEDWTPDTEALAWAGTRLTEAWEDDERPVLRRSGGARWTVVGAEAQLRLGEDGRWWPYLKSGARWSPAGPADRDPATALATAFAAGPTGAGG from the coding sequence ATGAGCGGTTACGGACACGAGGGCGGCGAGCGGACGTTCGCGGCACTGCCCCCCGCGCGGGGAGCGGCTTTCGCCAGGACCTGGTGGGGTCTGGCATGGCTGAAGGCCCTGGAGGACACCGCGCTCGACGGCCAGCAGCTCAAGGCGGGACGGCGGCACGCGCGCGCGGGAGCGGTGGGGGCCGTGTCGGTACGGCCCGGCCGCATCACGGCGGTCGTGAAGGACCGGGACGGCACGGCGTACCGCAGCGACGTCCTGGTGCGGGAGTTCTCGGAGGAGGAGTGGGAGCGGCTCCTGGACCTCGCCGTCGACAGCGCGGGGCACATCGCCGCGCTCCTCGACCGTGAGATGCCGCCGCACCTGGTGGAGGACGCGGCGGCGGCCGGGCTCGATCTGCTGCCGGGGATCGGCGATCTCGACCCGGAATGCGGCTGCGAGGCGTGGGACCACTGTCCGCACACCTCGGCGCTCTGCTATCAGGTGGCCCGTCTCCTCGACGAGGATCCCTTCGTCCTGCTCCTCATGCGCGGGCGTGGCGAGCGCACTCTCCTGGACCAGCTCCAGGCGCGCAGCGCCTCGCGTGCCGCGCACGGCGGGCGAGGAGCGGACGACACGCCGGACGCGGACGCGGCCGAGGGCGGCGGAGGGATGCCGGGCGTGTCGGCCGAGGAGGCCTACGCGGCGGCGTTCCTCGTGCCGCCGCTGCCCGCGCCTCCGGTCGCCGGGGACGCGCCGGGCCGGTCGTTGCCCCTGGACACGGATACGGAACCGGAACCCGGGGTCGACCCGACCGCACTGGAGTTCCTCGCGACGGAGGCCGCGGGCCGCGCGCATCGGATGCTGGTCGAGGCGCTGGACGCCGAGGCGTCGGCCGCTGGGTCATCTGCCGGCGGGGCTCCCGCCCCTGGGTCATCTGCCGTCGGGTCATCTGTCGGCGGGGCGCCGGCCGGCGGCGGGTCTCTCGCCCCGAAGGCGCGGACGGCGACGCCCGTGGTCTCGCTGACGGTCGCTCAGGACGCGGTGCGAATGGCCGCGGACTCCCCCGAACCGTGGCTCACGGCACGACTCGCCTCCGGCTCGGGCCGGACGCAGGCGGAGATGGACCTCGCGACACGCGCGTGGCGGTTCGGCGGCGCCGCCGCCCTCGCCGTACTGGAGGAGGACTGGACGCCGGACACCGAGGCGCTCGCGTGGGCCGGGACCCGGCTCACGGAGGCCTGGGAGGACGACGAGCGCCCGGTCCTGCGACGGTCCGGGGGCGCGCGGTGGACGGTGGTGGGTGCGGAGGCGCAGCTGCGGCTCGGCGAGGACGGACGCTGGTGGCCCTACCTGAAGTCCGGTGCCCGCTGGTCCCCCGCCGGACCGGCGGACCGCGATCCGGCGACGGCTCTGGCGACGGCCTTCGCCGCCGGTCCTACTGGAGCCGGCGGCTGA
- a CDS encoding tetrahydrofolate dehydrogenase/cyclohydrolase catalytic domain-containing protein, producing the protein MSTSTATLMDGTALARRTVEETAARAAEITRRTGVTPCLATVLVGADPASVTYVKMKQNRCAKAGIRSRHVELPATTTTEELVSAITALSDDPEVHGILLQHPVGPHIDERAAFEAIAPEKDVDGVTMASFAAMGFGLPGFVSCTPGGIMRLLDAYDVELRGKRAVVVGRSAILGKPAGLLLLGRDATVTYCHSRTEDLSSVVREADILVAAVGKPNFIKGADIKPGAVVIDAGYNPGNVGDVDFVSAAERASLITPVPGGVGPMTIAVLLAQTVEGAERRLGL; encoded by the coding sequence ATGTCCACCAGCACCGCCACACTCATGGACGGCACGGCCCTCGCCCGCCGTACGGTCGAGGAGACCGCCGCCCGCGCCGCCGAGATCACCCGTCGCACCGGTGTCACGCCGTGTCTCGCGACCGTCCTGGTCGGTGCGGACCCGGCCTCGGTGACGTACGTGAAGATGAAGCAGAACCGCTGCGCGAAGGCCGGAATCCGCTCCCGGCACGTCGAGCTGCCCGCCACCACGACGACCGAGGAACTCGTCTCCGCGATCACGGCGCTCTCCGATGACCCCGAGGTCCACGGCATCCTGCTCCAGCACCCCGTCGGCCCGCACATCGACGAGCGCGCCGCCTTCGAGGCCATCGCCCCGGAGAAGGACGTCGACGGCGTCACCATGGCCTCCTTCGCCGCCATGGGCTTCGGACTGCCCGGCTTCGTCTCCTGCACGCCCGGCGGCATCATGCGTCTCCTCGACGCGTACGACGTCGAACTCCGCGGCAAGCGCGCGGTCGTCGTCGGCCGCAGCGCGATCCTCGGGAAGCCGGCCGGACTCCTCCTGCTCGGCCGCGACGCCACCGTCACCTACTGCCACTCCCGCACCGAGGACCTCTCCTCCGTCGTCCGCGAGGCCGACATCCTCGTGGCCGCGGTCGGCAAGCCGAACTTCATCAAGGGCGCGGACATCAAGCCCGGCGCCGTCGTCATCGACGCCGGCTACAACCCGGGCAACGTCGGCGACGTCGACTTCGTCTCGGCCGCCGAGCGCGCCTCCCTCATCACCCCCGTCCCGGGCGGCGTCGGCCCCATGACCATCGCCGTGCTCCTCGCCCAGACCGTCGAGGGCGCGGAGCGCCGGCTCGGCCTGTAG
- a CDS encoding GAF domain-containing protein encodes MSTALPRITMTSTGRDDLDEEAELSDMWVAGRAKATDGTADGGGGGRTRTTDGTARDPGEAPHTGGAVPDPQSEAPGSGQVRPLVAASWRRSARAHVSPDGAARVELDEDELADIRDGHPLAAAMPVIRELMGAYATDGEHLLAVCDAAGRMLWVEGHPATLRKARGMNFVAGARWSEAAAGTNAPGTALAVDRPVQVVAAEHFRHPVRAWTCAAAPVHDPRSGRVLGAVDITGGRRLAHPHSLGFVQAVARAAESQLALLGPAPEAGRASLAALGRDEALLSLGGRRVRLGRRHSEILVLLAHRPEGIGGEELLTLLYEDESVTPVTLRAELSRLRALLGPDLLRSRPYRLAGGMDADFAAVDRRLASGAVAAAAGEYAGPLLPASLAPGVVRLRERLAGRLRAALVDRGDPGLLADWAYSSWGEDDLVVWRALCATVPAPQLPPVRARLDSLEAELSSGATVLQRPGPHTHR; translated from the coding sequence TTGTCGACGGCGCTCCCGCGCATCACGATGACCTCGACGGGCCGGGACGACCTCGACGAGGAGGCCGAGTTGAGCGACATGTGGGTGGCCGGACGGGCGAAGGCGACGGACGGAACGGCCGACGGTGGCGGCGGCGGGCGGACGAGGACGACGGACGGAACGGCCCGCGACCCCGGAGAGGCTCCCCACACCGGCGGGGCGGTGCCCGACCCCCAGTCCGAGGCCCCCGGCTCCGGGCAGGTCCGGCCGCTGGTCGCCGCGTCGTGGCGCCGTTCCGCACGCGCGCACGTGAGTCCGGACGGGGCGGCCCGGGTGGAGCTGGACGAGGACGAGCTCGCCGACATCCGGGACGGCCATCCGCTGGCGGCGGCGATGCCCGTCATCCGGGAGCTGATGGGGGCGTACGCGACGGACGGGGAGCATCTCCTCGCGGTCTGCGACGCCGCCGGGCGGATGCTGTGGGTCGAGGGCCACCCGGCGACGCTGCGCAAGGCGCGGGGGATGAACTTCGTGGCCGGGGCCCGCTGGTCGGAGGCGGCGGCCGGGACGAACGCGCCCGGCACGGCCCTCGCGGTCGACCGGCCGGTCCAGGTGGTCGCCGCCGAGCACTTCCGCCACCCGGTGCGGGCGTGGACCTGTGCCGCCGCCCCCGTGCACGACCCGCGCAGCGGGCGGGTGCTCGGCGCGGTCGACATCACGGGCGGAAGGCGGCTGGCGCACCCGCACAGTCTCGGCTTCGTCCAGGCGGTGGCACGGGCGGCGGAGTCGCAGCTCGCGCTGCTCGGACCCGCGCCGGAGGCGGGCAGGGCGAGCCTCGCGGCGCTCGGCCGCGACGAGGCCCTGCTGTCGCTCGGCGGGCGGCGGGTCCGGCTGGGCCGGCGGCACAGCGAGATCCTGGTGCTGCTCGCGCACCGCCCGGAAGGGATCGGCGGCGAGGAGCTCCTCACGCTGCTCTACGAGGACGAGTCCGTCACGCCGGTGACGCTGCGGGCGGAGCTGTCGCGGCTCCGGGCGCTGCTGGGACCGGATCTGCTGCGGTCGCGCCCGTACCGGCTGGCGGGTGGGATGGACGCGGACTTCGCGGCGGTGGACCGACGGCTCGCCTCGGGGGCCGTCGCGGCGGCGGCCGGTGAGTACGCGGGCCCGCTGCTTCCGGCCTCGCTCGCCCCCGGCGTCGTACGGCTGCGGGAGCGGCTCGCGGGCCGGCTGCGGGCGGCGCTGGTGGACCGGGGTGATCCCGGGCTGCTCGCGGACTGGGCGTACAGCAGCTGGGGCGAGGACGACCTGGTGGTCTGGCGGGCGTTGTGCGCGACGGTTCCGGCGCCTCAACTCCCTCCCGTACGCGCGCGTCTCGACTCCCTGGAGGCGGAACTGTCCTCCGGTGCAACGGTCTTGCAACGTCCGGGTCCGCACACTCACCGGTGA
- a CDS encoding aldehyde dehydrogenase family protein has protein sequence MTRYAAPGTASALMSYEARYDHWIGGGYVAPALGRYFENPSPVDGRPFTEVARGTAEDVERALDAAHAAAPAWGRTAPAERAAVLLRIADRMESNLEALAVAESWDNGKPVRETLAADIPLAIDHFRYFAGALRAQEGALSEIDDDTVAYHFHEPLGVVAQIIPWNFPILMAVWKLAPALAAGNAVILKPAEQTPASIHFWLSLVADLLPPGVLNVVNGFGEEAGKPLASSPRVAKIAFTGETSTGRLIMGYASENLKPVTLELGGKSPNIFFDDVWAADDDFRDKALEGFTMFALNQGEVCTCPSRALVQRGHYGEFLEAAVARTEKIVPGHPLDTETMIGAQASAEQLRKIASYLEIGQKEGARILTGGQIVEHGGDLAGGYYVQPTIFEGDNRMRVFQEEIFGPVVAVTSFTDFDDAISTANDTLYGLGAGVWTRDTNTAYRAGRAIQAGRVWTNCYHAYPAHAAFGGYKQSGIGRETHRMMLDHYQQTKNLLVSYSPKAVGFF, from the coding sequence ATGACCCGTTACGCCGCACCCGGAACCGCGAGCGCGCTCATGTCGTACGAGGCCCGCTACGACCACTGGATCGGAGGCGGGTACGTCGCTCCGGCGCTCGGCCGCTACTTCGAGAACCCCAGTCCGGTCGACGGGCGCCCCTTCACGGAGGTCGCCCGCGGCACCGCGGAGGACGTGGAACGCGCCCTCGACGCGGCGCACGCGGCGGCCCCGGCGTGGGGGCGGACGGCACCGGCCGAGCGCGCGGCCGTGCTGCTGCGGATCGCGGACCGGATGGAGAGCAATCTGGAGGCCCTCGCGGTCGCGGAGAGCTGGGACAACGGCAAGCCGGTCCGGGAGACGCTGGCGGCCGACATCCCGCTCGCGATCGACCACTTCCGCTACTTCGCGGGGGCGCTGCGTGCGCAGGAGGGTGCGCTGAGCGAGATCGACGACGACACCGTCGCGTACCACTTCCACGAGCCGCTGGGGGTGGTGGCGCAGATCATCCCGTGGAACTTCCCGATCCTGATGGCGGTCTGGAAGCTGGCGCCGGCGCTGGCCGCGGGCAACGCGGTGATCCTGAAGCCGGCCGAACAGACCCCGGCGTCCATCCACTTCTGGCTCAGCCTGGTCGCGGACCTGCTGCCGCCGGGCGTCCTCAACGTCGTCAACGGCTTCGGCGAGGAGGCCGGGAAGCCGCTCGCGTCCTCGCCGCGGGTCGCCAAGATCGCCTTCACCGGGGAGACCTCGACCGGCCGGCTGATCATGGGGTACGCCTCCGAGAACCTGAAGCCCGTGACGCTGGAACTCGGCGGCAAGTCGCCGAACATCTTCTTCGACGACGTGTGGGCGGCGGACGACGACTTCCGCGACAAGGCTCTCGAGGGCTTCACGATGTTCGCCCTCAACCAGGGCGAGGTCTGCACCTGCCCCTCGCGCGCGCTCGTCCAGCGGGGCCACTACGGCGAGTTCCTGGAGGCGGCGGTCGCCCGCACGGAGAAGATCGTCCCGGGCCACCCCCTGGACACCGAGACGATGATCGGCGCGCAGGCGTCGGCGGAGCAGCTGCGGAAGATCGCCTCCTACCTGGAGATCGGCCAGAAGGAAGGCGCGCGGATCCTGACGGGCGGCCAGATCGTCGAGCACGGAGGCGATCTGGCGGGCGGCTACTACGTCCAGCCGACGATCTTCGAGGGCGACAACCGCATGCGGGTCTTCCAGGAGGAGATCTTCGGCCCGGTGGTGGCGGTGACGTCCTTCACGGACTTCGACGACGCGATCAGCACGGCGAACGACACCCTGTACGGCCTGGGCGCCGGCGTCTGGACCCGCGACACGAACACGGCCTACCGCGCGGGCCGCGCGATCCAGGCGGGCCGCGTCTGGACGAACTGCTACCACGCGTACCCGGCCCATGCCGCCTTCGGCGGCTACAAGCAGTCGGGCATCGGCCGCGAGACCCATCGCATGATGCTGGACCACTACCAGCAGACGAAGAATCTGCTGGTGTCCTACTCCCCGAAAGCGGTTGGGTTCTTCTAG